Proteins from one Malaya genurostris strain Urasoe2022 chromosome 2, Malgen_1.1, whole genome shotgun sequence genomic window:
- the LOC131427964 gene encoding flotillin-2 isoform X3, with the protein MGIEILSFTIKDVYDDVQYLQSLGKAQTANVKRDADAGVAEANRDAGIREAECEKSAMDVKYSTDTKIEDNARMYKLQKANFDQEINTAKAESQLAYELQAAKIRQRIRNEEIQIDIVERRKQIEIETQEIARKDCELSATVKLPAEAESYRVQMIAEGKRTQTVAVAQAEAERIKKIGAAEAHAIEMIGKAEAERMRMKANVYKQYGDAAIMNIVLESLPKIAAEIAAPLAKTDEIVLIGGNDNTTADVTRLVGQLPPAINALTGVDLSKVLGKIPGAKA; encoded by the exons ATGGGCATCGAAATTCTGTCCTTCACCATCAAAGATGTCTACGACGATGTACAGTATTTGCAATCATTGGGTAAGGCACAGACCGCCAACGTCAAACGAGACGCCGACGCCGGAGTGGCCGAAGCTAACAG AGATGCTGGAATACGTGAAGCCGAATGCGAAAAGAGTGCGATGGATGTTAAATATTCAACCGACACTAAAATTGAGGACAATGCCCGAATGTACAAACTGCAGAAAGCTAATTTCGACCAAGAAATCAATACGGCG AAAGCTGAATCTCAGCTCGCGTATGAACTACAGGCAGCTAAAATTCGTCAAAGGATTCGAAACGAGGAAATTCAAATCGATATTGTTGAACGCCGCAAGCAGATCGAAATCGAAACACAGGAAATCGCTCGAAAAGATTGTGAACTTTCCGCCACAGTCAAACTACCGGCCGAAGCGGAAAGCTATCGCGTACAGATGATTGCAGAAGGCAAACGCACTCAAACGGTTGCCGTCGCACAGGCTGAAGCGGAACGAATCAAGAAGATTGGTGCTGCCGAAGCACATGCAATCGAAATGATCGGAAAGGCCGAAGCCGAACGGATGCGGATGAAGGCAAACGTGTACAAGCAGTACGGAGATGCTGCCATCATGAATATTGTTCTCGAGTCACTGCCAAAG ATTGCCGCTGAGATCGCAGCTCCACTTGCGAAAACCGACGAAATCGTGCTGATCGGTGGCAACGACAACACTACCGCCGACGTGACACGCCTTGTCGGTCAGCTTCCACCAGCAATCAACGCCCTCACCGGAGTAGACCTGTCTAAGGTTCTGGGTAAAATTCCTGGTGCTAAAGCATAA